In the genome of Campylobacteraceae bacterium, one region contains:
- a CDS encoding PAS domain-containing sensor histidine kinase has translation MFIFQSKEYDLYDIERLFSKIPLIFIIFLASFLLIITFFILETKKNTKINLLKQEHILSYKFNQKEKLLNFLVDVKEDVANNFIEVEDKLKEVSYKAIGYLDSNALLDLELVKKYLVEIEKKSKIEFVLFKKNNLEILYGRSSIVYISDLIFTANNNKNAMKITLQYIHSQGINNLQYWSDDVKKTIRLSFFDSILIKGEEYFIGSFSTVNSIKKITQKSILSLIKKSKEHFWFYDVVLQDAYNFHNKQAFKSNASLLKNKNTSENYDILEYYLDTYEQNKAFSSFSHFYSKFNFILSISNNNSSLSKENLALIEEIRLSYTNMFFQIFIYILIVVSILILFTFVFTNFIKKIFGQYYAQLQKNTISLEHWKKRFELAIIASNDGLWDIDFKSNKIYFSKQWLDMFGYRKNEIEDFPSWFSLIHKDDKNKVEQLFEKIFNKESDSIVCEYRLKSKNGNYKWVLARGKVFLDDEGVQERMLMMSMDIDKSKLMKKELLDIELLVEDGKIVIFKLFNDENLSVKYISKSIKSYGYIKNEFENKNRNFIDLIYKEDIPIVKVAINAALKQNLLDFTFVCRALNAGNKIRWISCRCILLKNHEGEVSHFYGYMNDITKIKVSQEELKVQIANELKKNREKDRILIQQSKLAAMGEMLGNISHQWRQPLNNVSLILQFLRDNYKNANSETLDKFILRANNHINYMSQTIDDFRNFYKPSKNKNSFYINECLDSLLYMIKHEYKNENIKIIYDFESVLIYNYENELKQALLNILNNAKDALIEKKKESSFDAFIKIDIKKVENKLFISIFNNGGNIQELIMDRIFEPYFTTKFETQGTGIGLYMTKAIIENNMKGSITAKNQNDGVNFVIVLNIEDKRT, from the coding sequence ATGTTTATTTTTCAATCAAAAGAATATGACCTATATGATATAGAACGTTTGTTTTCAAAAATTCCACTTATTTTCATCATTTTTTTAGCTTCTTTTTTATTAATAATCACATTTTTTATTCTGGAAACAAAAAAAAATACGAAAATAAATCTACTTAAACAAGAGCATATTTTATCGTATAAATTTAATCAAAAAGAAAAATTACTAAATTTTTTAGTTGATGTAAAAGAAGATGTAGCTAATAATTTTATTGAAGTAGAAGATAAATTAAAAGAAGTAAGTTATAAAGCCATTGGTTATCTTGATTCAAATGCACTCTTAGATTTAGAATTAGTGAAAAAGTATCTTGTCGAAATTGAGAAAAAGTCAAAAATTGAATTTGTATTGTTTAAAAAAAATAATTTAGAAATATTATATGGTAGAAGTTCTATTGTATATATAAGTGATTTGATTTTTACTGCTAATAACAATAAAAACGCTATGAAAATTACTTTGCAGTATATTCATTCTCAAGGCATTAATAACTTGCAATATTGGAGTGATGATGTGAAAAAAACCATTCGTTTGAGTTTTTTTGATTCTATTTTGATCAAAGGGGAAGAGTATTTTATTGGTTCTTTCTCTACTGTTAATTCTATTAAAAAAATCACTCAAAAGAGTATTTTATCTTTGATAAAAAAGAGCAAGGAACATTTTTGGTTTTATGATGTAGTTTTACAAGATGCGTATAATTTTCATAATAAACAGGCTTTTAAAAGTAATGCCAGTTTATTGAAAAATAAGAATACGAGTGAAAACTACGATATTTTGGAATATTACCTAGACACTTATGAGCAGAATAAAGCATTTTCTTCTTTTAGCCATTTTTATTCTAAGTTCAATTTTATTCTTAGTATTTCTAATAATAATTCTTCCTTAAGTAAAGAAAATCTTGCTTTGATTGAGGAAATAAGACTTTCTTATACGAATATGTTTTTTCAAATATTTATTTATATTCTTATTGTTGTTTCTATTTTAATTTTATTTACTTTTGTATTTACCAATTTTATAAAGAAAATTTTTGGTCAATATTATGCCCAGTTGCAAAAAAATACTATTTCTTTAGAACATTGGAAAAAACGTTTTGAATTGGCGATTATTGCTTCAAATGATGGTTTATGGGATATTGATTTTAAAAGCAATAAAATTTATTTTTCCAAACAATGGTTGGATATGTTTGGTTATAGAAAAAATGAAATTGAAGATTTCCCCTCTTGGTTCTCTTTAATTCACAAAGATGATAAAAATAAAGTTGAACAATTATTTGAAAAAATATTTAATAAAGAAAGTGATTCTATTGTATGCGAGTACAGATTAAAAAGCAAGAATGGAAACTATAAATGGGTATTAGCAAGGGGAAAAGTATTCTTAGATGATGAGGGTGTTCAAGAGCGTATGTTAATGATGTCTATGGATATTGATAAAAGTAAATTAATGAAAAAAGAATTATTGGATATTGAACTCCTTGTAGAAGATGGAAAAATTGTTATTTTTAAACTTTTTAATGATGAAAATTTAAGTGTTAAATATATTTCAAAAAGTATAAAATCCTATGGTTATATCAAAAATGAATTTGAAAATAAAAACCGTAATTTTATTGATCTTATTTATAAAGAAGATATACCTATTGTAAAAGTAGCCATAAATGCAGCGTTAAAACAAAATCTTTTGGACTTTACTTTTGTTTGTAGAGCCCTTAATGCAGGAAATAAAATACGATGGATTTCTTGCAGATGTATCTTGCTTAAAAATCATGAAGGAGAAGTGAGTCATTTTTACGGGTATATGAATGATATTACTAAAATTAAAGTTTCACAAGAAGAATTAAAAGTACAAATAGCCAATGAATTAAAGAAAAACAGAGAAAAAGACAGAATTTTAATTCAACAAAGTAAACTAGCAGCTATGGGTGAAATGTTAGGAAATATATCTCATCAATGGAGACAACCTCTTAATAATGTATCGTTGATTTTACAGTTTTTAAGAGACAATTATAAAAATGCAAACAGTGAGACTTTGGATAAGTTTATATTAAGAGCCAATAACCACATTAATTATATGTCCCAAACCATAGATGATTTTAGAAATTTCTATAAACCTTCTAAAAACAAAAATAGTTTTTATATTAATGAGTGTTTGGATTCTTTATTGTATATGATCAAACATGAATACAAAAATGAAAATATAAAAATTATCTATGATTTTGAGTCTGTACTTATTTATAATTATGAAAATGAACTAAAACAAGCTTTACTTAATATCTTAAACAATGCAAAAGATGCTTTAATAGAAAAGAAAAAAGAAAGTTCTTTTGATGCTTTTATTAAAATAGACATTAAAAAAGTAGAAAATAAATTGTTTATTTCTATTTTTAATAATGGTGGAAATATTCAAGAGTTAATCATGGACAGAATATTTGAACCTTATTTTACAACAAAATTTGAAACACAAGGCACAGGAATTGGTTTGTATATGACAAAAGCGATTATTGAAAATAATATGAAAGGCAGTATTACTGCAAAAAACCAAAATGACGGTGTTAACTTCGTGATTGTTTTGAATATAGAAGATAAAAGGACTTAA
- a CDS encoding response regulator, whose amino-acid sequence MSELKTRVLLVEDEVDAREILAFYLETLFDEVSIACDGQEGCDLYKEALKKEKTFDLVITDIKMPNKDGLTMIDEISRLNEEQKFIIVSAHKDEEYLFRSISMNVISYFVKPLDVNKIMEILKKVKIKVLEDKRKQNKAPSLLMINKNYSYNAKNNSLYFQKNMVSLSKKESLLLLALFTDIKEIKTKEYLKDFVWKDSVTTDATLRTVIKRLKDKISKEDFIVSKKGLGYIIEIN is encoded by the coding sequence ATGAGTGAGTTAAAAACAAGAGTATTATTAGTTGAGGATGAAGTGGATGCCAGAGAAATACTTGCTTTTTATTTAGAAACGCTTTTTGATGAAGTAAGCATTGCTTGTGATGGGCAAGAAGGGTGTGATTTATACAAAGAAGCACTTAAAAAAGAAAAAACCTTTGATTTGGTTATTACAGATATTAAAATGCCAAATAAAGATGGTTTAACTATGATTGATGAGATAAGTAGATTAAATGAAGAACAAAAATTTATTATTGTTTCTGCGCATAAAGATGAAGAATATTTATTTAGATCTATTTCCATGAATGTAATTTCGTATTTTGTAAAACCTTTGGATGTTAATAAAATCATGGAAATTCTTAAAAAAGTAAAAATAAAAGTATTAGAAGATAAAAGAAAACAAAATAAAGCTCCTTCTTTATTAATGATTAACAAAAATTATTCTTACAATGCTAAAAACAATTCTTTATACTTCCAAAAGAATATGGTTTCTTTATCAAAAAAAGAAAGTTTACTTCTTTTGGCTTTATTTACGGATATAAAAGAAATAAAAACAAAAGAATATTTAAAAGATTTTGTTTGGAAGGACAGTGTAACTACTGATGCTACACTAAGAACAGTTATTAAAAGATTAAAAGATAAAATATCCAAGGAAGATTTCATTGTTTCAAAAAAAGGCTTGGGTTACATTATTGAAATAAATTAA
- a CDS encoding TAXI family TRAP transporter solute-binding subunit, producing the protein MATKTVLKKLVMASLVTSAMLTSASAAKEKKYVIATASTGGTYYPVGVGIATIASIKLAKKYKTTFSAITSAGSGENVDMLQKGEVDFAILQGLFGSMAWQGVAKYEGKAKKNLRSISMLWQNVEQFTVRSDVATTGNIMDLKNLYGERFSIGGRSSGSRVSAETILSALEIDYSKMNVQYLGYTPSSTALQDGKVKGMNTPSGPPTSAVTNVFASMGNDKIKVLNFSASDLKMIEKKYPVWTPFTIKAGTYPGQTKDINTIAQPNLLVVTKDTPDETVYLLTKTIYENLPFLNSVHKATKAMSLNKAIAGLPMPLHPGAAKYYKEQGIKIPASLIAK; encoded by the coding sequence ATGGCTACAAAAACAGTATTAAAAAAATTAGTTATGGCATCTTTAGTTACATCTGCGATGTTAACATCTGCAAGTGCAGCAAAAGAGAAAAAATATGTAATTGCAACTGCAAGTACAGGTGGAACGTATTACCCAGTTGGTGTTGGAATTGCAACGATTGCATCTATTAAATTAGCTAAAAAATATAAAACTACTTTTTCAGCTATTACTTCTGCTGGTTCTGGTGAAAATGTTGATATGCTTCAAAAAGGTGAAGTTGATTTCGCAATTTTACAAGGATTATTTGGTTCAATGGCTTGGCAAGGTGTTGCAAAATACGAAGGTAAAGCAAAAAAGAATTTAAGATCAATTTCAATGTTATGGCAAAATGTTGAACAATTTACTGTAAGAAGTGATGTTGCTACAACAGGTAATATTATGGATTTAAAAAATCTTTATGGTGAAAGATTTTCAATTGGTGGAAGATCTTCAGGTTCTAGAGTTTCAGCTGAAACTATTTTAAGCGCGCTGGAAATTGATTATTCAAAAATGAATGTTCAATACTTAGGATATACTCCAAGTTCAACTGCATTACAAGATGGAAAAGTTAAGGGTATGAATACTCCTTCAGGACCTCCTACTTCTGCGGTTACTAATGTATTCGCATCAATGGGAAATGACAAAATTAAAGTTTTAAATTTTTCTGCATCTGATTTAAAAATGATTGAGAAAAAATACCCAGTATGGACTCCTTTTACTATTAAAGCAGGTACTTACCCAGGTCAAACAAAAGATATTAATACTATTGCACAACCAAACTTATTAGTTGTTACAAAAGATACTCCTGATGAAACTGTTTATTTATTAACAAAAACAATTTATGAAAATCTTCCTTTCTTAAATTCTGTTCATAAAGCAACAAAAGCAATGTCTTTAAACAAAGCAATTGCAGGATTACCAATGCCTCTTCACCCAGGTGCAGCTAAATATTATAAAGAACAAGGTATTAAAATTCCAGCTTCTTTAATAGCAAAATAA
- a CDS encoding TRAP transporter fused permease subunit, with translation MLQIKYFKEMTFVYAILISLFHFYINIWGGISDLWFNSAHFALLASLGFLTYEASQVDAEDRNENEVSVVNLVLAVLSLVTFVYMVLFEESLYADYDAQMRMSDLVIASLTIVLAIVLVKKSTGYIIPGLIISCIAYLLFLGQYIDGLFAFAGMTPERFLYRMYYTSEGLFGPIATISSTYVFMFILFAAFLLKSGAGDFIVDVSSAVAGKYTGGTGHVAVFSSALMGTISGSAVANTVSTGSITIPMMKKAGFKPTFAAAVEAAASTGGQIMPPIMGAGAFIMAQMTHIPFVTIISVSVLPAILYFASISFYINIHAKENNIKGEDNNIKILPILREGFHFIIPLSTLVGLLIYGFSPTYSAGIAIIAIVLSSYLTKNKRMGLKEILGAFALGSQNMVVTGVLLIAVGIIVGVINISGIGITFSQLIMEWSDNSLLIAIVLIAIASLVLGMGLPVTASYVVLSVLSAPALVGLMMSPEMAALVNAGIEIPEVAMYLLSAHLIIFWLSQDSNLTPPVCLAAFAAAAIAKAPPMKTGLMSWKIGKGMYIMPVLFAFTPLITGSWMERIEVFSFAFFGIMCFSILMEGYWDKKINIIERLLYGTAAVLLLLQDSALDMDSYFGIIQNTHLIGISMFIFLMSNHKIAAKKGLMNEEVSV, from the coding sequence ATGTTACAAATTAAGTATTTTAAGGAAATGACGTTTGTTTATGCCATTCTTATTTCACTTTTCCACTTTTATATAAATATATGGGGTGGTATTTCTGATTTATGGTTTAACTCTGCTCACTTTGCACTTTTGGCATCTTTAGGGTTTTTAACCTATGAAGCAAGTCAAGTTGATGCAGAAGACAGAAATGAAAATGAAGTTTCTGTTGTAAACTTGGTTTTAGCTGTTTTATCTTTAGTGACTTTTGTTTATATGGTTTTATTTGAAGAAAGTTTATATGCCGATTACGATGCACAAATGAGAATGAGCGATTTAGTTATTGCTTCTTTAACTATTGTATTAGCAATTGTTTTGGTTAAAAAATCTACAGGTTATATTATTCCTGGTTTAATTATTTCATGTATTGCGTATTTACTGTTTTTAGGACAGTATATTGATGGTTTATTCGCATTTGCTGGAATGACTCCTGAGCGATTCTTATATAGAATGTATTATACCTCAGAAGGTTTATTTGGACCAATTGCAACAATATCTTCTACCTATGTATTTATGTTTATTTTATTTGCAGCTTTTTTATTAAAATCAGGTGCAGGAGATTTTATTGTTGATGTAAGTTCTGCTGTTGCTGGTAAATATACAGGAGGAACAGGTCATGTTGCTGTATTCTCATCTGCTTTAATGGGTACTATTTCAGGCTCGGCCGTTGCAAATACGGTCTCCACGGGATCTATTACCATTCCCATGATGAAAAAAGCAGGATTTAAACCTACTTTTGCAGCAGCTGTGGAAGCTGCTGCTTCCACAGGTGGGCAAATCATGCCTCCAATTATGGGAGCAGGGGCTTTTATTATGGCGCAAATGACACATATTCCTTTTGTAACTATTATTTCAGTTTCTGTGTTGCCTGCAATTTTATATTTTGCATCTATTTCTTTTTATATTAATATTCATGCAAAAGAGAACAATATTAAAGGGGAAGACAATAATATTAAAATCTTACCAATTTTAAGAGAAGGTTTTCATTTTATTATTCCTTTAAGTACTTTGGTTGGATTATTAATTTATGGTTTTTCACCTACGTACTCAGCAGGTATTGCAATAATCGCTATTGTTTTATCTTCTTATTTAACAAAAAATAAACGTATGGGTTTAAAAGAAATTTTAGGTGCATTTGCACTTGGAAGTCAAAATATGGTCGTAACAGGAGTATTATTAATTGCTGTTGGTATTATTGTTGGAGTTATTAATATTTCAGGAATTGGAATTACTTTTTCTCAGCTTATTATGGAATGGTCAGATAACTCATTGTTAATAGCTATTGTATTAATAGCAATTGCTTCTTTAGTACTTGGAATGGGATTACCTGTAACTGCATCTTATGTTGTATTATCAGTACTTTCTGCACCAGCATTGGTTGGTTTGATGATGAGTCCAGAAATGGCGGCATTGGTTAATGCAGGTATAGAAATACCCGAAGTGGCTATGTACTTATTATCTGCGCATTTAATTATTTTTTGGTTATCACAAGATTCAAACTTAACACCACCTGTGTGTTTAGCGGCATTTGCAGCAGCAGCAATTGCTAAAGCGCCTCCAATGAAAACAGGATTAATGTCTTGGAAAATTGGAAAAGGAATGTATATCATGCCTGTGCTATTTGCTTTTACGCCTTTAATTACGGGTTCATGGATGGAGCGAATTGAAGTATTCTCTTTTGCTTTCTTTGGTATTATGTGTTTTTCCATTTTAATGGAAGGTTACTGGGATAAAAAAATAAATATAATAGAAAGACTTTTATACGGAACTGCTGCTGTATTATTACTTCTTCAAGACAGTGCTTTAGATATGGATAGTTATTTTGGAATTATTCAAAATACGCACTTAATTGGTATTTCAATGTTTATTTTTCTTATGAGTAATCATAAAATCGCTGCAAAAAAAGGATTAATGAATGAAGAAGTTTCTGTCTAA
- a CDS encoding lactate utilization protein, whose product MKKFLSKLEEVGYQVYEVKNKKEALTLSRSLIKPGMSVGLGGSTSVKDIGLLDDLIKRDDITLFNQYEVGISMEENFHRRRNGMITDMFVTGTNALSRDGKLINADGSGNRVAAMIFGPINVLVIVGKNKIVDTKEDGFKRIMEVAAIKNIDRMNNLAIKNKKEPRHNLDNIANKFTYIKADVKNRIILILVDEDLGY is encoded by the coding sequence ATGAAGAAGTTTCTGTCTAAATTAGAAGAAGTAGGCTATCAAGTATATGAAGTAAAGAATAAAAAAGAAGCCTTAACTTTATCAAGAAGTCTTATTAAACCTGGAATGAGTGTTGGGCTTGGAGGTTCAACCTCTGTAAAAGATATAGGTTTATTAGATGATCTAATTAAAAGAGATGATATTACCTTATTCAATCAGTATGAAGTTGGAATTTCTATGGAAGAAAACTTCCATAGAAGAAGAAATGGAATGATTACGGATATGTTTGTTACGGGTACGAATGCACTATCTCGTGATGGAAAATTAATTAATGCCGATGGTAGCGGAAACAGAGTTGCTGCAATGATTTTTGGCCCTATAAATGTTTTAGTAATTGTAGGAAAAAATAAAATTGTAGATACAAAAGAAGACGGTTTTAAAAGAATAATGGAAGTAGCAGCTATTAAGAATATTGATAGAATGAATAATCTTGCCATAAAAAATAAAAAAGAACCACGACACAACTTAGATAATATTGCTAATAAGTTTACTTATATTAAAGCCGATGTAAAAAATCGAATTATATTAATCTTAGTTGATGAGGATTTAGGATA